The Comamonas piscis region TGGAGTGGCTGCCAGGTCCAATGGCTGCGGAGCAGCGGGACGGCGCAGTTGCAGGGTACGGCGGGCACTGGTGGCGGCATGCAAAGGGGTCATGGTGGCGCTCATGGCAGTTGGGTGTTGGGTTGGTGGTCAAGCAAGTGCAGCCAGCTTGGCGCACCGCAGGGATGGAAGAAATGGCAGTTGGGGCACAGCGCCCCTGATCGCGCCCTCCGCCCAGCCAGCGCCGGAGCGGGCGCCAGCACGGCGCTGCAGGACGGGATGACGTTCATGGCGAGAGGGGTAAATCACAGGAACGGAGTCTAACATTGAATGAGATTGATTATCATTCATAACCATTCTGTCAAAGGAGTCTGATGTCCGTCCCGCCCTTGCCCGTTGCCCCCTCAAGCACATCCAGCATGCCCCTGCCCGCTGCGACTACGCGCCCTTTCAGCCTGCAGCCGCTGATGTTTGAGAACTTTGTTTGCACGCTGTCGATGATGTCCTTTGTGGCACTGATCGGCCCGATTGCGCGCCTGCTGGGCTTGGCGCCTTGGCAGGCCGGCATGGCCGTGACCGTGGGTGGCCTGGCCTGGGTGCTGCTGGCACGCCGCTGGGGAGCGGCCAGTGACCGCTGGGGCCGGCGCCCTATCCTCCTGCGTGGGCTGGGCGGCTTTGTGATTTGTTATGCGCTGCTGTGCAGCTTTATCGTGTTTGCGCTGCGCAGCCAGCCGCCCGTGTGGCTGGCCTTTGCCGGGCTGGTGCTGTTGCGCGGCATGGCCGGCGGCTTTTATGCGGCCGTGCCCGCCACCGGCGCCGCGCTGATTGCCGACCATGTGCCCGCCCCGCAGCGCGCGGCGGCCATGGCCACCTTGGGGGCGGCCAGCGGCATCGGCATGGTGGCGGGGCCCGGTGTGACCGGCCTGCTGGCCGCGCACAGCCTGGAGCTGCCTTTGCTCATCACCGCCGTGCTGCCGGCCTTGGCGTTTTTGGTGCTATGGCGCTGGCTACCGCGTAGCAGCAGCATGCCAACGCCCCCAGCGGCCACCTCAAGATCAGCGACCCACGCCTGCGCCGCCCCTTGGCCGTGGCCTTTTGCGCCATGTTCAGCGTGACCATTGCCCAGGTCGTTGTGGGCTTCTTCGCACTCGACCGTTTGCAGCTGGAAGCCAGCGCCGCTGCACGCGCCGCCGGCATTGCACTGGCCGTTGTCGGTGTGGGCCTGATCCTCGCGCAGCTGGCCGTCCGCAAACTGGGCTGGACGCCGCAGCGCCTGATCCGCGCCGGCTGCGCCCTGTCTGCGCTGGGCTTTGCATCACTGCTGCTGGCCAGCACACCCTGGGCGCTGTGGGCCGGCTACTTTGTCGGCGCCGCCGGCATGGGCTGGGTCTTCCCCTCCGTCATGGCCCTGGCCGCCAATGCCGTGGGCCCGCATGAGCAAGGCGCCACCGCCGGCACCGTTGCCGCAGCCCATGGCCTGGGCATGATCCTGGGGCCACTGGTGGGCACCTTGGTCTATGACCTGCACCCCGGCGCGCCTTATTTGCTGGTGGCGGTGCTGCTGGTGCTGGTGGCGCTGTGGCCTGCGCGTGCACCGGTGTCGGCGCTGGAGGTGGGGCGGGTGGGTTGAGGCCCAGCTGTCTGACATTTAGCGGTTCATTTGCGCTGCCTGGCTGCATCCAACTTGGCCTCCAGGCGGGCAATCACCACCTCTGCAGGGATGCCAGCAGCAGCGCTGTTGTGCCGCGTGGCGGCCGATCCCCGCTGCAGCCATCCAGCCTGTGCTTGCCGCTGCTGGATCTCGTGGCGGACCGCGGTTTCGACAAAAGACGCCAGGCTTTCGTTAGGCTCCAAGGCATGCTCCACCTCATCAAGTAAAGCGGGCTCGACGCAGATGGATGGGATGGTGGCGGTCGTCATGGAGAGATCGTAGAGTGAGGGCGTGCCGGTTCTTATTAATCTTGCAAATTTTCGCACTGCATGCAAATTGGGAGCCGACTGTCAGGTCTCCGTGAGCTTTGAATTTTTCTCACTGAAGTTTGAACTCGGGGCGCTTTGGGCTCCGCCAGAGGGGGGCCGGGGCGGCGTCCAGCCTGTCGCCGGCCCGTGAGGCTGCTGTTGCGCTTGGTCAATGCGAAGGTAGGATGGCGGCTAACGGCCAGAAGCAGACCTTCAACCTTCGTGTTCAGAGACCCAGTACAAGTCACGTTCAAGCTGCTCAAAAATTTTTCACTCGTAACCTAGCGCCTGCACTCCTATGGTCAAAATTTCTTCGCAGCAACAAGATGAGTTGCAACGTGCCATCTCCGAGTTTGTCGGAGCCTTCGAAGTCGTGTTTCGCTATGACTGGAACTACTCCTCAGAGATGATTGGTGACGCCGGGGCGAGCTTCTTAGAGCCCAATGTTGAGAATGAGAACGAAGATTGGGGAGCTCGAGGGGTGTTGCTTGAGCGGTATCGAGTATTGGTGGCCGCGATGAAGGAATGCGGCATGGAGCCTAGGTTCCCGTTCCCTCTTGAGAATCTGCCCGAAGCGCCCAAGCGACTTTGGTGAACGCTCCACGTCCCGGGGATGTCTGCTTTCAGCAAAATTGAACTTCGGCTTCGGGTCGAGCACTGACAGTCATCAACCAGCCAAATGCGGTAGTTCGTTAACGGACACCCATGCAGCCATCCGCAAACACTCGCCGGGTGAATCGACATGGAAATTCCAGAACTAAATAACGTCTATGGGCTCATTGACTGCAGCGGCCGAATGAAGGAGTTCGCGGCTACCCTGCAGCGCTTTCGTGAGGCGGAAGTTTGGCTCAAGGTATCAAATTTCGACGGCGCTGAAAGCATTCATATGGAAATTTCAGACGCGTCATTTCAAGCATACGGTGACCACCATAGTCAATTTCTTTTCAATGGGGCGATTGCAGGCGATGAAGAGATGGTTTGCGAGTTCACGCGTGAGCTTCACAGTCTTTTAAGGCTGGCGGGCTTCAGCGTTTGGTTCGAGATCTATGACAGAAACCGTGTACCGTTGGCGACGTTGGGTACATACTTTGGAAATCGACACCAGTGACCGAGCCGATTGCGGCCATGCGCCAACTTTCTATTTATCGCTTCATCCCAAATGATGCCAGTTTCGTTTTACGTTGAATCGGATGTCTTGGCTTTGCTAGAGCCTATTCCTTGTGTGCTCATCGCGCGTGAGGACAATGCGCTCAGGCTGCTCCAAAAGATGCATCGCGATATACAAGAATTGAGGAGTGTCTTGAGCCATTTCCCAGATGTTCTGTATCAACCACTGGAGATGCACTATGCGGTTTCCAAGGCCATCGCAGCCGTGAATGAAAAATTGATATCCGACCTAACCTCTAATTTTGGTTGGGGAGGAGTAGTCTATGCGGCCTTTCTTGCTGCATTCCGCCCCATGATGCCATTCGCCGACTACCTAAGAATAGCCAGGAATAGAGTTCCTCAAAATCAATGGTTGGTTGATTTGGCGCTTCGTGAAATTGAAGGTTGTTCAGATCCCGAAGTGGGCGGACATCAATCGCTGATTAGGGCAATCAGAGCAACGCTTCCAAGTTACCCCGGCGAACATATCCACCTCCGTGAGTGGCCTATTGGCGAAGAATTGGCCCAATTAAATCTAGAGAAAGACGCCATCGCTGCGGTTTACCGGAAGAATGGGGCAAGCGAAGCAATTTCGGAGATAAAGAGTTCTCCATGGTCGAAACTGCTGATGATTTGACCGTCAGCTTCCGAGGGCGGTGAACTTCGGCTACGGGTCGCAAGCTGCCCTCGAGCAAGTTCCATCAGCAGATCACTCTTGGCTTGGTCGGTAGGATCTTTGCAAGAGTGTGAGACTGGCTGGATCAACCGTTCTCACTGATTCTGCAGATGTCCTTGATCTACAAGGACACGAATTTGCAAGATCAATGAGGACCTACAGGGCGGGGAATGCTCAGCCATCGAACCTCGGAGTGATGGCTATTGGCACGGGGCGACTACCACCACTCCAACTTCGTCCAAATACCACCCCATCTCGCTCCACCTCCCCATACCACCTGGCATGGACTACGATAGCGGCACTCTCAGCCCCACCTTACCCGCCTGTGCAACCCACTGACCGCCCGTCCAAAATCCAAGATGTAGCCCGTGCGGCGGGCGTGTCTGCGATGACGGTGTCGCGGGCGATCAACCACCCCGAGCGGCTCAACCCGGAGACCCTGCAACGTGTGCGCGATGCCATCGCCAGCATGCGCTATGTGCCCAATGCGCTGGCCAGCGGGTTGCGGCTGTCGCGGGCGCGGCTGGTAGCGGCCTTGCTGCCGACCTTGGTGGGGCCTGTGTTCCAGGAGCTGATCCAGTCGCTGGACCATGCGCTCAACCAGCATGGCTACCAGCTGATGATTGGCCGCACCGGCTATGACGCCGCGCAGGAGGCGGACCTGATTCGCGCCATCATCCAGCGCCGGCCCGATGGCATTGTGATGATCGGCACCGCAGCATCGGAGGAAGGCCGCGCATTGTTGCAGGCCTCGCGCATTCCGGTGGTGGAGACCTGGGACCTGGCCGATACCGCCATCGACATGCTGGTGGGCTTTTCGCACCATGCCATTGGGGCAGCAGTGGCGGAGCATTTTGTCGCCAAGGGCCACCGACAGCTGGGCATGGTCAGCGGCGATGATGCGCGTGCCCGCGTGCGGGTGGCGGCCTATGCGCAAGCGGCTCAAGCGGCCGGGCTGCCGGAGGTGACGGTGGCCTTTACCCCTGCACCCAGCACCTTGGGCGGTGGCCGGCGCGGCCTGGCCGACGTACTGCTAAAGCATCCCGAGGTGACTGCCGTTTTCTGCAGCTCGGACACCCTTGCCTTGGGCGCCTTGATTGAGGCGCAGCACCAGGGCCTGCGCGTGCCTCAAGACCTGGCCGTCGTTGGCCTGGGCGACCAGGAGTTCGCCAAGGACACCGCCCCGCCCCTCACCACCGTGCGGCTGGACGGCACCCGCATCGGCCAGTTGGCAGCCGATATGATCGTGGCCCGCTCGCTGGACCAGCCCGTCGATGCGCACCACGTAGATATCGGCTTTGCGATCACCCAGCGCAGCAGCAGCTAAACAGCATCTCCCCAAAAAACTTCGTCTCTCGCCACCCAGTCAATATCGGGTAATTACTGATTTCTACACACAAGTTAACGTTAACAATACGACAAATTCCAATGTTAACGTTAACTATTCGAAGCGAACCATCGCTCAGCATGCTTTCAGCAACACCCGCAACAGCAGGAGACAAACATGACCACTACCCCTTTCAGCCCTTGGAAGAAAATCGCCGCACTCGTCTGCGCCAGCGCTGCGGCCTTGGCCGCCAGCCCTAGCGCCTGGGCTTGGCCCGACAAGCCGATCACCATCATCGTGCCCTTCCCCGCAGGCGGTGCGACCGACACCGTCGCCCGCGCCATTGGCAACAACCTGGGCCAGCAATGGGGGCAGACGGTGGTGGTAGAAAACAAGGCGGGGGCGACTGGCAGCATTGGCGCAGCCCAGGTGGCGCGCGCCCCGGCTGATGGCTATACCTTGCTGGTGTCGTCCTTGGCACCGCTGGTGGTGGCACCGCATTTGATCAAGGGCCTGTCCTATGACCCGACCCGCGACTTCAGCTACATCACCGTGGCGGTACAAACGGCCAATGTGCTGGTGGTCAACCCTAGTCTGGCGCCCAAGGTCAACAACGTGCAGGATGTCATCGCGATGCTCAAGGCCAAGCCCGATACCGTCAGTTTTGCGACCTCGGGGGCGGGCTCTTCCGACCACCTGACCGCCGAGCTGTTCTGGCAAAAGACGGGCACCAAGGGCCTGCATGTGCCCTACAAGGGTGGCGCTCCGGCAACGGCCGATCTGCTGGGTAGCCAAGTGGATATGTCGTTCCAGAACGTGAACAGCGTGTTCCCGCACATCAAGTCGGGCAAGCTCAAGGCCATTGCGGTGACGGGCAACAAGCGCTCTGCGGTACTGCCCGATGTACCAACCATGGCCGAGGCCGGCATCGAAGGCATGGATGTCTATGCCTGGCAAGCCTTTGCCGCTCCCAAGAACCTGCCGGCCGACATCAAGACCAAGCTGCATGATGGCATCGTCAAAGCGCTGCATGACCCTGCCGTGAGCAAGCAGTTCACCGACATGGGCCTGGAGATTGTCGGCAACAGCCCCGAGGTTTTTACCGAGTTTCAGCGCAAGGAGTTTGCGCGTTGGAAGCAGGTGATCACGACGGGTGGTATCACCGGACAATAAACAGCAAACCCAACTGACCCAACAGCGGGCCCGTCAAAGCGCCCGCTGCGCAACTCTCAACATTTAGCCTACGCCGACCATGCAAGCCACCCCCTCCGCCTCCCCCAGTTCCACCCCCCGCATCACCGGCTACCGCGTGGTGCCGGTGGCCGGGCATGACAGCATGCTGCTCAACCTGAGCGGCGCCCATGCGCCGTTCTTCACCCGCAACCTGCTAATCCTGACCGACAGCGATGGCCGCACGGGCGTGGGCGAGGTACCGGGTGGCGAGAGCATTCGCAACACCTTGGAAGATGCGCGCGAGCTTATCCTGGGCCAGCCGGTGGGCAACTACAACGCCATGCTCAACGCAATGCGCAGCAACTTTGCGAACCGGGACAGCGCCGGCCGTGGGCTGCAGACCTTTGACCTGCGCACCACCATCCATGCGGTGACCGCTGCCGAATCGGCACTGCTGGATTTGCTGGGCCAGCACCTGGGCGTGCCGGTGGCGGCGCTGCTGGGCGAAGGCGTGCAACGCACCTCGGTGCAGATGCTCGGCTACCTCTTCTATGTGGGCGACCGCGAGCTGACCGACCTGCCCTACCAAACGGCCCCCGACGAAGCGGACGACTGGAAGCGCCTGCGCCATGAAAAAGCCATGGACCCGCAAGCCATCGTGCGCTTGGCGGAAGCGGCTTACGAGCGCTATGGCTTTGAAGACTTCAAGCTCAAGGGCGGCGTGCTGCGCGGCGAGGACGAGGTAGAAGCGATCCGTGCGCTGCATGAGCGCTTTCCCAAGGCCCGCATCACCTTGGACCCGAATGGCGGCTGGTTGCTGAAGGATGCGGTGCGCATCACCCGCGATCTGCACGGCATCTTGGCCTATGCCGAGGACCCCTGCGGCGCCGAAGAAGGCTTCTCCGGCCGCGAGGTGATGGCCGAGTTCCGCCGCGCGACGGGACTGCCCACGGCGACCAATATGGTCGCCACCGACTGGCGCCAGATGGCGCATTCGCTGTCGCTGCAATCGGTCGATATTCCGCTGGCCGACCCACACTTCTGGACCCTCTCCGGCTCGGTGCGCGTGGCCCAGCTCTGCCAGGCCTTTGGCCTGACCTGGGGCTCGCATTCGAACAACCATTTCGACGTGTCACTGGCCATGTTCACCCATGTGGGTGCCGCCGCGCCCGGCAAGGTCACCGCCATCGACACGCACTGGATCTGGCAGGACGGCCAGGGCCTCACCAAGCAACCGCTGCAGATCAACGGCGGCTACATCGAGCTGCCGCAAAAGGGCGGCCTGGGCATTGAACTGGACATGGATGCCGTGGAACGCGCCCACCAGCTCTACCTGCAACACGGCCTGGGCGCCCGCGATGATGCGATGGCCATGCAGTACCTGGTGCCCAACTGGCGCTTTGACAACAAGCGCCCTTGCATGGTGCGCTAAGGATCATCGGCGATCCCTCGCTCCACCCAAACAGCGAGGGATGCCAGATGGCCGGACTCAGGGATGCCAATGGCTAGCCCGGACCAGGGTCGCAGACGGCCCGGCGTTGCCGGCCAAGGCATAGGACAGCTGATTGGCCGCCGCAATGACGGTGTTGGCCATCTCTTCCAATTTTTGCTGGGGCAGGCGCGACGCGGGGCCGGACACGCACACGGAACCTAGCAAGCGCCAGTGCTTGCCAAACACCGGTGCGGAGATGGTGGCCACACCCTGCTCGCGCTCGCCGATGGACCAGTGGAAACCCCGTTGGCGAATGGCCTCGTACAAATCGCCAGGCTCGCCGGAGAACGCCAAAATCACCCTCCCTGGTGAGCCTTTATTCAGCGGCAGCCCCTCGCCCATGCGGGCATGGTGGCGCAAGGCCTGGGGGCCTTCTACCCGCACCAGGCAGGTCCGCACATTGCCTTCGCGCACATAAAAGGCCGCGCTCTCGCCACAGGCCATCGTCAGCGCGCGCAGCGCCGGCTCCAACACGTTTTGCACATCAAAACCGGCCTGGTAGCGGGCGCCCAACCAGCCCGCTGCCGGGCCCAGGCGCCAATCGCCATCGTCCCGCTGCACCAGGTAGCCCGACTGCGCCAAGGTGCGCGCAATCCGCAACGCCGTGGTCTTGTGCAGACCGCAGCGCCGGCTCAGCTCGGCCAGTGGCAGATGGGATTCTCCCAACGCAAACGCATCTATCAATTGCATAGCACGCAACACCGCAGTGACAGTGGTTGTGGACGATCCACCGACCTCTTGCATCGCGTCCGAAGATGCGTTGGCAGGGTCGTCCGCAGCGGCCATCTCGCCCTCCAAAACCTGGGTGACAACAGGGCCCGGTTTCGCTGCGGATCGGGCTAAGGGTTTGCGCTGAGTGGGGTTGCCCATGGTGCAATGTGTTTCATTGGTTGAAACGGCATTGTATCCCTTGAAACTTTTTTTTAAAGTAGCGCACCACTTGGCGTGAGACCAAGGGGGAACAAATCAACAGAACGATACGGAGACAACGTATGACGATCACGACACGAGCCATGAGCTTCTCGGCACGCCTGTGCCGCCTGGCGCTGGGGACAGCCGTCCTCGCCGCAGCATCCACGGGCGCCATCGCCCAAAGCAACTACCCGGCCAAGCCCATCCGTTTGTTTGTGCCCTTCCCGCCCGGCGGCGGCACCGACATGATTGCCCGCGCCGTGGCGCAGAAAATCACCGAGAAAAACGGCTGGAACATCGTCGTGGACAACCGCCCTGGCGCCGGTGGCAACCTGGGCGTGGATGCCGCCGCCAAAGCCGCCCCGGATGGCTATACCCTCGTGATGGGCCAAACCAGCAACCTGGCCATCAACCCCTCGTTGTACAAAAAGCTGCCCTACGACCCGCTGAAGAACCTGACCCCCGTCGCGCTGGTCTCTTCGTCGCCGATCCTGATGGTCAGCGGTGCCGGCACCCCACTGCATTCGATCGCCGAAGTGCTGAAGGCCGCCAAAGCCAAGCCCGATACCGTCACTGTGGGTTATGCCGGCAATGGCACTGTCGCCCACCTGGCCGTCACCCAGGTCGAGCAGGCCACGGGCGTCAAGCTGCGCCATGTCCCCTACAAGGGCATTGCCCAGGCCATCACCGACTTGTCCGGCGGGCAGATCGACCTGTTTGTCGGCTCGATTC contains the following coding sequences:
- a CDS encoding MFS transporter; translation: MFSVTIAQVVVGFFALDRLQLEASAAARAAGIALAVVGVGLILAQLAVRKLGWTPQRLIRAGCALSALGFASLLLASTPWALWAGYFVGAAGMGWVFPSVMALAANAVGPHEQGATAGTVAAAHGLGMILGPLVGTLVYDLHPGAPYLLVAVLLVLVALWPARAPVSALEVGRVG
- a CDS encoding IclR family transcriptional regulator, giving the protein MQEVGGSSTTTVTAVLRAMQLIDAFALGESHLPLAELSRRCGLHKTTALRIARTLAQSGYLVQRDDGDWRLGPAAGWLGARYQAGFDVQNVLEPALRALTMACGESAAFYVREGNVRTCLVRVEGPQALRHHARMGEGLPLNKGSPGRVILAFSGEPGDLYEAIRQRGFHWSIGEREQGVATISAPVFGKHWRLLGSVCVSGPASRLPQQKLEEMANTVIAAANQLSYALAGNAGPSATLVRASHWHP
- a CDS encoding YlcI/YnfO family protein encodes the protein MTTATIPSICVEPALLDEVEHALEPNESLASFVETAVRHEIQQRQAQAGWLQRGSAATRHNSAAAGIPAEVVIARLEAKLDAARQRK
- a CDS encoding MFS transporter; its protein translation is MPLPAATTRPFSLQPLMFENFVCTLSMMSFVALIGPIARLLGLAPWQAGMAVTVGGLAWVLLARRWGAASDRWGRRPILLRGLGGFVICYALLCSFIVFALRSQPPVWLAFAGLVLLRGMAGGFYAAVPATGAALIADHVPAPQRAAAMATLGAASGIGMVAGPGVTGLLAAHSLELPLLITAVLPALAFLVLWRWLPRSSSMPTPPAATSRSATHACAAPWPWPFAPCSA
- a CDS encoding Bug family tripartite tricarboxylate transporter substrate binding protein; this encodes MTITTRAMSFSARLCRLALGTAVLAAASTGAIAQSNYPAKPIRLFVPFPPGGGTDMIARAVAQKITEKNGWNIVVDNRPGAGGNLGVDAAAKAAPDGYTLVMGQTSNLAINPSLYKKLPYDPLKNLTPVALVSSSPILMVSGAGTPLHSIAEVLKAAKAKPDTVTVGYAGNGTVAHLAVTQVEQATGVKLRHVPYKGIAQAITDLSGGQIDLFVGSIPSLIGQVRNDKLQPLMVTSKQRSGELPATPTMAESGSKGFEAITWFGILAPAGTPDAVVQKLNKAINAALAEPDVVEKLRSEGGDILGGSSEDFGKLMRAEVPRWAKIVKDSGASLN
- a CDS encoding LacI family DNA-binding transcriptional regulator — its product is MQPTDRPSKIQDVARAAGVSAMTVSRAINHPERLNPETLQRVRDAIASMRYVPNALASGLRLSRARLVAALLPTLVGPVFQELIQSLDHALNQHGYQLMIGRTGYDAAQEADLIRAIIQRRPDGIVMIGTAASEEGRALLQASRIPVVETWDLADTAIDMLVGFSHHAIGAAVAEHFVAKGHRQLGMVSGDDARARVRVAAYAQAAQAAGLPEVTVAFTPAPSTLGGGRRGLADVLLKHPEVTAVFCSSDTLALGALIEAQHQGLRVPQDLAVVGLGDQEFAKDTAPPLTTVRLDGTRIGQLAADMIVARSLDQPVDAHHVDIGFAITQRSSS
- the gudD gene encoding glucarate dehydratase codes for the protein MQATPSASPSSTPRITGYRVVPVAGHDSMLLNLSGAHAPFFTRNLLILTDSDGRTGVGEVPGGESIRNTLEDARELILGQPVGNYNAMLNAMRSNFANRDSAGRGLQTFDLRTTIHAVTAAESALLDLLGQHLGVPVAALLGEGVQRTSVQMLGYLFYVGDRELTDLPYQTAPDEADDWKRLRHEKAMDPQAIVRLAEAAYERYGFEDFKLKGGVLRGEDEVEAIRALHERFPKARITLDPNGGWLLKDAVRITRDLHGILAYAEDPCGAEEGFSGREVMAEFRRATGLPTATNMVATDWRQMAHSLSLQSVDIPLADPHFWTLSGSVRVAQLCQAFGLTWGSHSNNHFDVSLAMFTHVGAAAPGKVTAIDTHWIWQDGQGLTKQPLQINGGYIELPQKGGLGIELDMDAVERAHQLYLQHGLGARDDAMAMQYLVPNWRFDNKRPCMVR
- a CDS encoding Bug family tripartite tricarboxylate transporter substrate binding protein; translated protein: MTTTPFSPWKKIAALVCASAAALAASPSAWAWPDKPITIIVPFPAGGATDTVARAIGNNLGQQWGQTVVVENKAGATGSIGAAQVARAPADGYTLLVSSLAPLVVAPHLIKGLSYDPTRDFSYITVAVQTANVLVVNPSLAPKVNNVQDVIAMLKAKPDTVSFATSGAGSSDHLTAELFWQKTGTKGLHVPYKGGAPATADLLGSQVDMSFQNVNSVFPHIKSGKLKAIAVTGNKRSAVLPDVPTMAEAGIEGMDVYAWQAFAAPKNLPADIKTKLHDGIVKALHDPAVSKQFTDMGLEIVGNSPEVFTEFQRKEFARWKQVITTGGITGQ